The Prionailurus viverrinus isolate Anna chromosome B2, UM_Priviv_1.0, whole genome shotgun sequence genome contains the following window.
gtctAAGCCATCCAGTCTTTGGTcttttgttatagcaacccaaaCTAACTAAGATAAGTGTCCCACAGATACACACCCAagatgcctgattcctgaaataATAGTCGAAACCTGTTTTCAGGAAACTTCATTAATAATATTTGTCATTGCTAAGTCTTAATAAGGAGGGCCAGGGTTCAGAAACAAGTCAGAGAGGTCAGAGGCTGATGGTATTGTAGAATTGACTCGTATCTGCCCATGCACAGTCCCTTAGAAGGAAATCCATCAACTCACAGTGCCAGATGAAGGGCCAGCTCTGGTCGTCCATGGTTTGGACCATGTGGCCTAGAGGTGTCCTGAACAACCACTTATGACTGCGTCGCAAAGGACAGAGCCCATcagattccttctctttctctggaatttGAGAGAATCAATATCTAGAGACTGATCTCAGTTAGATGTGGAAGTAGGCTGCAAAGTGAGGAAAGAGAGCAGCTGTAGAGGCCATATAAGTCATGTGCAAATCCAGGTACTAATTAACTGAGATTAAGGAGGCCAAATCGGCTGGTTGCTGACCAGAAAGAAGCAGACACAGGGAATATAGTTCAGTTAATTCAAGTATCATCTCCTTGAAGACAGGGACagtgtctgtcttgttcattaCGATTTCCTCAACATCTAGCATAGTtgtttgttattaaaaaattagTCACTTGATACATATCGCCTGAACGAATAGTTAATGACCTAACAGTAGATCACCAGAGCAAGCCCTAAAGTGACTTTCTTTCTAGGAACATTGTCAGGTCCTGGAAGCAGAAACCTAAATTTGTCCGTGAGATTCCCTCTCCTTCAACATAACCAATGTCTTCTCATGTTCTTAAGCTccaatatttccttttatctGAGCAACTCTGCTTGGTCCCTGATCCTtgtaaacaacaacagcaaaactttgtgggagagaggaaggaagaaaggaagagggaaagagggaaagaatgggggagagggagagttgTAGGAGTTGACTTATACTTCCCTAAAGAGAggtttggattttgtgtgtgAGGCTAAAAGACGAGGAACTGCCACCAACAACCTGTTCTAGAAAACCGTAGAGTTTGCTCAAGAGAAGTGTTTGAACTTTGTCATTGGAGTAGACCagctatataaaataaaacaaccgTGTAGCTATCTCCCTGTAAATTGTTTATATTGTATTGAATGGGAGTAACTCGACTCCCATTCTCCTGCTTAATGAGTAAAGTGCTCAGGGAGGTTACTCTGGTGATAAAACATACAGTACTTACAGGAATAATCCGCCCTCCTTCCCAACTCATCGTTCCCTGTTCTTCATTATTACTGAATGCATCCACCAGTGTGTCTTtgagaaaaactaaaagcttgattttttccttccattcacGAAGACACTCAGGAATGATATGGGAGAAAATGTTATTCCAGTAAACTGCTTTCATAAAACACAGATTTCTTGCACAATACTCATCTCTTGAGGTCTGGTTTATCCCCAATCAATTGCTATTAAATTATCCTCCTGCGACAGATAATGGAAAACTAATCCTTCTGTTGAATACCAGCCCTGCACATCTCACAAGAGAGGTATGAGCCAAGCATACTTTCCACATGAGTAGAAATGTCAGGTGGCCAGTATTATCCCCATCTTACGTCTAGTAGGTTTATGTGCAAGGTACCATAGCCATAAGACGTTCTGATGGCCAAAGGCAACAAGTTAGCATTCATAAGGgcaaagaggaaaggaataaaaaaataggatACTTACTTGGTCCTAGACCAATGGAAAAAGCAGCAACATAAACAAGCAAGCTGGCTAAGGAAAGCCATTTCAAGAAAGCTGGGACGTCCGCGGGATCTGTGACTATCTGGTATTGAGCTTGGCTCAGTCCAGTATTTGGTAAGTGTGTCACTCCTTTCTTATCCATGTCATTTCTCATGGGCATTAGGGAGCTTTGGCTGCGGGCAGTGAGCTCCTTATAGAGCTCTCTAAGAGTATCATCACTGGCTGACAGGTTTCCGGGCCCATAGAACACAGACTCATCCAATGATTGGTTGACAGGGCTATGGCTTCTGCAGATATTGGTGAAGTTCATGGGGATGTTGAGATTCACGATGCCCATGGTCATCAATGAAGCTGCCATCACAGAGGAGCCGATACAAAGGAAGGTTTTGCTCCCAACGTGGTCTACAAGAAGAGTGGCGGGGATGGTGCTGATGACCTTGACGACCCCAACCCCAGTGGAGGCGAGGCTCGCTGCCTCATTGCTTTGGAAGCCAACGGACTTCAAAACAGTTGACGCATAGAATAATATGTTTGGCTGACCAGTGACTTGCACAAAAAATACCAGTGTTAGGCCTATCATTATCCGGGTCCTCATGTTGTCCTTTGATCGAAACAGATCCCAGAAACTATACTGATATTCATCTTTCAGGGAAGATTTGATCCCAGTGAGTTCCTCAGTTGTATCTGAGATGGCTCTCAACCTTCTGAGAACCTTGCTAGCAGCTTCCTCGTGTCCTTTCATCACCAGAAACCGGGGACTTGGAGgcagaaaatacattgcaattgcCTGCAAAATTCCCAAGGGAATGACAAGGCCAAACATGTACTTCCAGCCATGGGAAACATTGGCAAACGCATAATTTGAGATGTAGGCAAAAAGTATGCCGATGACAATCATCAGCTCATTCAGTGACACAAGCAGGCCTCTTCTGTGTTGGGGAGCAATCTCTGCGATGTAAACACATGTGGCAATTGAAGAGAGTGAAATGGAAACCCCTAGAGCAACGCGTCCCGCTATGAGGACCGTGTAAGATGAACTGAGTATCAACACCAGGCTTCCGAGTCCAAGTAGGCAGGATGACAAGATGATGGCAGCCCTTCGTCCGTATCTGTCAATCAGGACCCCTCCAGTGAGAGAGGCGAGCAAGGCCCCCATGAGGAGGGAGCTCACAACCATCTCCTGCTCGTGGCAGGTCAGGGCTAATAAGGTTCTTATCTGCAGAAGGGCTCCAGAGATGAGCCCAAGTTCATAACCCACCAGGAGGCCACTGACAGCAGCAGTGACGGACGACAGGAGAGTAAACATGCCGCAACCtacaggcagagaggagagacagagaggtcagTTCTGCACCATtagtttaaacattttatgtCTGAATGGAGACTCAAGCTTGTGTGCGTAAGCTTTTCGGAGCACTgagtatacacacacgcacattaaTATAGTAAAGtaatatattaacaaaaatgattagatataaatggaaatatcctttttctttcatttttggagGAGAGGGGTGAGGACATTTAGGAAGTCATTTCCTTCTATTTGTGGTGCCACTGTTGTTTTTCAACAGCTACGCAAGATAAGCAGATGACAGATGATAAAGACTGAACAAACGAGCAACCCCGTTTGGTTCCTGCTTTGGTGTTGGATCAGAAATTCAGCCAGCCCAGTTCCTCGGGCCCCATGGCAGGCTTTTCTCTAAAGGCAAACCTCCAAGGCAGAGTAGAAAGGGTAGAAACCTCCATTCCCCTTGTGTAACCTGGGGAAAAATGAACCACAACCTCCAGGAAACCTGCCCTCATTTCTCCTTGGTCACATCTGGCCACAGTTGGCTCTTGCTGAAATATGagggtagtgtgtgtgtgtgtgtgtgtgtgtgtgtgcgcctgtgtgcgcgcgcacacacacacgcgcatgcGCGCGTATGCCTTAACAAAGTTAAGGTTGtatcagaaagaaggaagaaggaaatggatgCAGGGGAGGGAACCAACAACATCCATTACTTGCTGTGAGTACGGAGGAAGGGGAATAGGACTTGGGGGAAGAAGGACAAAAGGGACTTCatcttgttttgttatttttaatgttaacaaCTGACGGAAAATAGCAAAATGTTCACAGGCATTAATTTTCAGAAGTAGGTAGGAGGGTgtttattatatgtgtatatctgtAGTTTGTCAAAACAggaacaaaacgaaacaaaaagtAACCGagggcagagcagggaagagCACTGCAGGCACAGGAAACAGTAGTTTGCAACTGAAAGGCATGACACAGGAAAGCAAATTCTGGAACAGCTGGGCAGCTAGTACATCATATGTGGGGTGCAACCCCAGCTTGGAGAAGTAAATAGGATCCAGTAAATCGGGGTAGACACAGAGGGCACACTTCAAACAGAGCCCTGCAAGTCACAGTgacaccttttatttattttttaaatacttatttcgGGGGAgaacgtaagcaggggaggggcagatagagggggacagaagatctgaaatggactctgtgctgacaggctgacagcagcaagcctgatgcggggctcgaactcacaaactgcaagattgtgacctgaattgaagtcggacgctcaaccaactgagccacccaggtgtcccacagtGACACCTTCTATTGTTTTCCAAGTATAATGGGGCTAATGCACACTGAATAGCATGGGGGGACTGACACCAAGTTTCTTGCTGCTGGGTGCAGACTAGTTCTTCCAGAAGCAAGACTGGTAACAGAGAAAAGTGTGTTGCCTTAGAGTTGACAAGAGATGATAGTAGCTTGGATGTTCAGAGTAGACCTGGAGACACGTAGACAGATTCAAGAGTTAATTTGGaggtagggtgcctgggtggttcagttggttgagcatccaattcgtaattttggctcaggtcatgatcccagggtcatgggctcgagacctgcatcgggctctgcactgagtgtggagcctgcttaagattctctctctctctctttcttcctctagtccccttccccagctcacaagtgctctctctctctctaaaattaaaataaaaaaaaaagagtgaatttgGAAGTAATAACAACTACACTTGCTTGTGAATTGGGAGTTAGAAGGAGAAGAGGTGGGTCAGAGCCCAAGATGGTTTCCTGGTTTGACCTGTTGGTTGAGTGATTTTATAATGTTCAATACCCTGTGGACAAATATGTACGTGGGATTCAGCAGCATTTATTTGGGATTTAAAAGCAGGGGAATGAATGAAATCAGGTAGGGAGGTGAAGAGAAGAGCTGAAGAAGGAGGAGTAGTCCTGGGACCTGGGGAATGCCGACATCTAGAAGACAGACAACAGCAAAGGAGTTGGAGAAGGAACAGAACTGAGATGTGTACAGAATAGACTAGAAATGTGCATGGGCACACAATTATCACAGGCTGAGCAAGGGCTATTTGAGCCTGTCATTGTGGTGGGGGAGTTAAAAATGATGTTCAGCTCTAGGAAGTGAAGCAGGTCAAATAAAGTTGGTCTGAGTCTCTTCCCACCAGAAATACCCAAGGTATTTTACATCTCCAGGATCCTGGGACATAGGtgacttcaaaaaataaatctaaaaaggaTTGAACATTTAGATGGAGGAGCAAATAAAAGTGCAAGAacccacaataaaataaaagtaattcatGAGCATAGTGAACATAAACTAttaaagtgaaattaaattagCAATTTATCCAgctaagtaaaaaacaaatatttagcaCCAGTACATGGAAGATATTTCTGTAGGTAGTgggaagtacacacacacacacacacacacacacacacacacacacagagagggaaaTAAGGACAACCAGATGTAGTTATATAGTTGCCCCCAAGAAACCCAAAATTCTGGTGATATCtctattatctattatttattatgCAGTGTTTTAGTTTTTACGTGCAAAATGGCTTTAAAGTAGTCTCTTATagtggctcctgggtgactcagttgggtaagcatctgactctcaatttcagcttagttcatgatctcatggttcatgagttccagccccacatcaggctctcctcctcctcctcctctgtctctgctcctgccccactttttccctttctcccaaaataaataaacaaatcaacaacaacaacaaaaaaggtactCTGTTATAAGATCATTCATGTGCTAAATTTCCACATATTTCCCCCCCATGTGATCTTGAAATCCTCAGCAACATATTTCTCTATGACAAGGAGAATCGGGTCAAATTCTCACATTTGGATAAGAATATTGTATTACTTCGTATCTCTACCTCCCACTGttcattttatctattattttttaagtttcttattttatttatttttgaggtgggggagggacacacagagagagagaatctccagcaagttccacactgtcagcatgaagcccagtgtagggcttgaacccaccaactgtgagatcacaacctaagccgaaatcaagagtcagatgcttgactgagccagccaggccccccaatTTTATCTACTTTTGACATATTGATTAGCTTTTATATGTTTTGGCAATTGGCCTCTGctattcatattaaaaaaaataaacgacATTGAAGAATGAAACACTTGTAAGGCAGATTGAGGGAGGCACCCCAGGAGTGGATTTAGAGTGACACAGGGCAGCAATGAGGGGATACTGAGTCAGGGACATGGCAGAATAGATGCTGCAACTGCTTGAGTGGCAGAAGATTGCCCTTGGCACTTcgccctctccttcccctcttgtTTCCTCCCTTTGTTAGCTGGGAGATAGTGTATTCCTACCAAAAGAAAGACTTCTTGACATACCAGATTCCCTTCCTTTGCTGCTCTATCATGTTACTTCAGACAGAGTCTGAGGTGG
Protein-coding sequences here:
- the SLC2A12 gene encoding solute carrier family 2, facilitated glucose transporter member 12 isoform X2; this translates as MVPVENREGPALLNPKGRAAETNGSGAASGSRHPPGARGCGMFTLLSSVTAAVSGLLVGYELGLISGALLQIRTLLALTCHEQEMVVSSLLMGALLASLTGGVLIDRYGRRAAIILSSCLLGLGSLVLILSSSYTVLIAGRVALGVSISLSSIATCVYIAEIAPQHRRGLLVSLNELMIVIGILFAYISNYAFANVSHGWKYMFGLVIPLGILQAIAMYFLPPSPRFLVMKGHEEAASKVLRRLRAISDTTEELTGIKSSLKDEYQYSFWDLFRSKDNMRTRIMIGLTLVFFVQVTGQPNILFYASTVLKSVGFQSNEAASLASTGVGVVKVISTIPATLLVDHVGSKTFLCIGSSVMAASLMTMGIVNLNIPMNFTNICRSHSPVNQSLDESVFYGPGNLSASDDTLRELYKELTARSQSSLMPMRNDMDKKGVTHLPNTGLSQAQYQIVTDPADVPAFLKWLSLASLLVYVAAFSIGLGPRQACEERMATKFYK
- the SLC2A12 gene encoding solute carrier family 2, facilitated glucose transporter member 12 isoform X1, whose product is MVPVENREGPALLNPKGRAAETNGSGAASGSRHPPGARGCGMFTLLSSVTAAVSGLLVGYELGLISGALLQIRTLLALTCHEQEMVVSSLLMGALLASLTGGVLIDRYGRRAAIILSSCLLGLGSLVLILSSSYTVLIAGRVALGVSISLSSIATCVYIAEIAPQHRRGLLVSLNELMIVIGILFAYISNYAFANVSHGWKYMFGLVIPLGILQAIAMYFLPPSPRFLVMKGHEEAASKVLRRLRAISDTTEELTGIKSSLKDEYQYSFWDLFRSKDNMRTRIMIGLTLVFFVQVTGQPNILFYASTVLKSVGFQSNEAASLASTGVGVVKVISTIPATLLVDHVGSKTFLCIGSSVMAASLMTMGIVNLNIPMNFTNICRSHSPVNQSLDESVFYGPGNLSASDDTLRELYKELTARSQSSLMPMRNDMDKKGVTHLPNTGLSQAQYQIVTDPADVPAFLKWLSLASLLVYVAAFSIGLGPMPWLLLSEIFPAGIRGRAMALTSSMNWGINLIISLTFLTVTDLIGLPWVCFIYTIMSLASLVFVVVFIPETKGCSLEQISAELAKGNFVKNNICFMSHHQEELVPKQLQKRKPPRAALGV